A stretch of the Lolium perenne isolate Kyuss_39 chromosome 3, Kyuss_2.0, whole genome shotgun sequence genome encodes the following:
- the LOC127344395 gene encoding F-box protein KIB4-like, which translates to MELCSVASIISLRSLAIQRKYLPKLLGFTSSSLKKFCKDVHQPLTETIVGTSPELPQDILMDIFSTLEIPDLIRAGAVCPSWHSACTSLLSLGLYKLAQTPCLLYTSESAGDSSAYLYSLSEKRSYKLTLPEPPIRTRCFIGSSHGWLVTADERSEMHLLNPITSQQIALPSVITIEQVKPIFDEYNTLHKYELSWYTGMRVGNSSPSIFALDKLRDQLHYKAFVFPDASTGSYIVVLIHNPMHQLSFARIGDDKWTWLPPHEGYDDCTYKDGLLYAVTGTGELHAFDFSSGHAVTVEMIIRMRNMYDCGYMYIVQAPWGDLLLIWRMCEDHDLEPEPGAPVFWNTTRFKIYEFDPSGSKLKEINRLRDHLLFLGHNQSLCLSADEYPSLKANRAYFTDDSFLWTTGLKNNHRDMGILNLDDNSKEEFVFPQLCSNFPAPIWVTPDLRKMNAASRGD; encoded by the coding sequence ATGGAGCTATGTAGCGTCGCCTCGATAATCAGCTTAAGGAGTCTAGCTATTCAACGGAAATATTTGCCAAAGCTGCTAGGCTTCACTTCCAGTTCACTGAAGAAATTCTGCAAAGATGTTCATCAACCACTGACCGAGACTATCGTGGGCACATCGCCAGAGCTGCCTCAGGACATCTTGATGGATATCTTTTCCACCCTCGAAATCCCTGATCTCATCCGTGCTGGCGCTGTCTGCCCCTCTTGGCACTCTGCATGTACCAGCCTACTGAGCCTTGGGCTGTACAAACTAGCGCAGACGCCGTGCCTCCTCTATACTTCTGAATCTGCTGGTGATAGCTCCGCTTACCTCTACAGCCTCAGTGAAAAGAGATCGTACAAGCTAACTCTTCCGGAGCCACCTATCCGTACTAGGTGTTTCATCGGGTCCTCTCATGGCTGGCTGGTTACTGCTGATGAAAGATCTGAGATGCATCTTCTCAATCCGATCACATCTCAACAGATTGCTCTACCTTCAGTGATCACAATTGAGCAGGTGAAGCCCATATTCGACGAGTACAACACTCTCCACAAGTATGAATTGTCGTGGTACACTGGAATGCGTGTTGGTAATAGCTCACCATCTATTTTTGCTCTTGACAAGCTGCGGGATCAACTCCACTATAAGGCGTTTGTGTTCCCTGATGCATCCACCGGAAGCTACATTGTGGTGCTCATCCATAATCCCATGCACCAGCTCTCTTTTGCAAGGATAGGTGATGATAAGTGGACCTGGCTGCCACCTCATGAAGGCTATGACGACTGCACTTACAAGGATGGCCTACTGTATGCAGTCACTGGAACCGGAGAACTTCATGCTTTTGATTTTAGTAGTGGACATGCTGTCACAGTGGAGATGATTATACGAATGCGCAATATGTATGACTGTGGGTACATGTACATTGTTCAAGCACCATGGGGCGATCTGCTGCTTATTTGGAGAATGTGTGAGGACCATGATTTAGAACCTGAGCCTGGCGCACCTGTGTTTTGGAACACTACAAGATTTAAAATATATGAATTTGATCCTTCGGGAAGTAAACTTAAGGAAATCAATAGGCTGCGTGACCATTTGTTGTTTCTTGGACATAATCAATCACTTTGTCTCAGTGCTGATGAATATCCTTCACTCAAGGCAAATCGTGCCTACTTTACTGATGATAGTTTTTTGTGGACAACGGGGTTGAAGAATAATCACCGTGATATGGGAATTCTCAACTTGGATGATAACAGCAAGGAAGAATTTGTGTTTCCTCAGCTTTGCTCCAACTTTCCAGCTCCTATTTGGGTTACCCCTGATCTTAGAAAGATGAACGCGGCTTCACGAGGGGATTGA